In the Triticum urartu cultivar G1812 unplaced genomic scaffold, Tu2.1 TuUngrouped_contig_4317, whole genome shotgun sequence genome, one interval contains:
- the LOC125527652 gene encoding anaphase-promoting complex subunit 10 — MESDGEEEAAATPAAGRLKGCPELSVEGDMREMAKTAAWSVSSCKPGNGVASLRDDSLDTYWQSAGAQPHLVNIQFQKKVQLQLVVLYVDFKLDESYTPSKISIRAGDGFHNLKEIKTVDLLKPVGWVHISLSGTDPRETFIHTFMLQIAVLANHLNGRDTHVRQIKIYGPRPNPVPHQPFHFTSRECIMYSTIR; from the exons ATGGAGTCTgacggcgaggaggaggcggcggcgacgccggcggcggggcggctgaAGGGCTGCCCGGAGCTGTCGGTGGAGGGGGACATGCGGGAGATGGCCAAGACGGCGGCCTGGAGCGTCAGCTCCTGCAAGCCCGGCAACGGCGTCGCCTCCCTCCGCGACGACAGCCTCGACACCTACTGGCA GTCGGCCGGCGCGCAGCCGCACCTGGTCAACATCCAGTTCCAGAAGAAGGTGCAGCTGCAG CTTGTTGTGCTCTACGTGGATTTCAAGCTGGACGAGAGCTACACGCCCAGCAAGATCTCCATCCGGGCCGGCGACGGCTTCCACAATCTCAAG GAAATTAAAACGGTGGACCTTTTGAAGCCAGTAGGATGGGTTCATATATCATTATCTGGCACTGATCCCCG AGAAACATTCATTCATACATTTATGCTCCAAATCGCGGTGTTGGCCAATCACCTGAACGGGAGGGACACCCATGTCCGGCAGATCAAGATATATGGGCCACGACC GAACCCCGTTCCCCACCAGCCTTTCCACTTCACTTCCAGGGAATGCATCATGTACTCCACCATCAGGTGA